One Pyrofollis japonicus DNA window includes the following coding sequences:
- a CDS encoding chromatin protein Cren7, whose product MACEKPVKVRDPTTGKEVELVPIKVWQLAPRGRKGVKIGLFKSPETGKYFRAKVPDDYPICS is encoded by the coding sequence TTGGCGTGTGAGAAGCCTGTTAAGGTTCGTGACCCGACTACTGGTAAGGAGGTTGAGCTAGTACCTATCAAGGTGTGGCAGCTAGCACCTAGGGGCAGGAAGGGCGTAAAGATAGGCCTCTTCAAGAGCCCCGAGACAGGAAAATACTTCAGAGCCAAAGTACCCGACGACTACCCAATATGCAGCTAA
- the mvk gene encoding mevalonate kinase: protein MIDCVARAPGKIILLGEHWVVHGARAIAAAIGLYARAIGSRSHEDGIVVRSRELGVTEDISRECKVFCNLREAVNFLAKTSGREPWPANIVIESDIPMGAGLGSSAAVAVAFSACYAALGGLSLDFSLISRAAYESEKIVHGRPSGIDNTVATYGGFMIYHKERGFTPLSDVRTENIRLLVIDTGIPRSTGKAVALFSKRLNVLGAIGYRLLNIADSIVDETVRALKEGDPAKIGLMMDVAHGLLNAMGVSHEALEEVVHLARRLGAYGAKLTGAGMGGTAIALVSESNADIITKELVRKGYKVYDVEIGVGGVTYEGSS, encoded by the coding sequence TTGATAGATTGTGTTGCCCGTGCGCCTGGCAAGATTATCCTGCTTGGCGAGCACTGGGTCGTTCATGGTGCGCGGGCTATTGCTGCTGCTATAGGGCTTTATGCTAGAGCTATAGGTTCTCGGAGCCATGAAGACGGTATTGTAGTTAGGAGTAGGGAGCTTGGCGTAACAGAGGATATTTCAAGGGAGTGTAAAGTCTTCTGTAATCTTCGTGAGGCTGTTAACTTTCTAGCAAAGACTAGTGGAAGAGAGCCTTGGCCCGCAAATATAGTTATTGAGTCCGATATACCGATGGGGGCGGGTCTTGGCAGTAGTGCTGCTGTTGCTGTAGCCTTCTCTGCATGCTATGCAGCTTTGGGTGGACTTTCTCTCGATTTTTCACTTATATCTAGAGCCGCATATGAGTCGGAGAAAATAGTACACGGTAGACCTAGCGGTATTGACAATACTGTTGCTACTTATGGGGGCTTTATGATATATCATAAGGAGAGGGGGTTTACGCCATTAAGCGACGTTAGAACTGAAAACATACGACTCCTGGTGATAGATACAGGTATTCCCCGTTCAACAGGTAAAGCGGTTGCATTATTTAGTAAGCGTTTAAATGTGCTCGGGGCTATAGGATATAGACTGTTGAATATAGCCGACAGCATAGTTGATGAAACTGTAAGAGCTTTGAAGGAAGGAGATCCCGCGAAAATAGGTCTAATGATGGATGTCGCACACGGCCTCTTAAACGCTATGGGAGTATCTCATGAGGCGCTTGAAGAAGTTGTCCACCTTGCTAGGCGGCTGGGCGCATATGGTGCAAAATTGACAGGTGCCGGGATGGGTGGTACAGCTATAGCCCTAGTCTCTGAGAGCAATGCAGATATTATCACGAAAGAGCTTGTAAGGAAGGGTTACAAAGTCTATGATGTAGAGATAGGAGTAGGTGGTGTTACGTACGAAGGCTCTTCGTGA
- a CDS encoding NUDIX hydrolase: MSARCIIIRDGKILLQLSKKGDFYRLPGGRVKPEETIVQALERELREELGIEKIIDPELLFIVESFYRRHSGVVHEIGFYFGCDKASIDFDKIVPKENHLRIEWVPLEKVNQHNLRPSALAPYLVKLGESKPEKPIYIVNVDVNSI; the protein is encoded by the coding sequence GTGAGCGCTCGATGTATAATAATAAGGGACGGTAAGATTCTCCTACAGCTGAGTAAGAAAGGAGATTTTTACAGGCTTCCTGGTGGACGAGTAAAGCCTGAAGAGACCATTGTACAAGCACTTGAAAGAGAGCTCAGAGAAGAATTGGGAATAGAGAAAATAATTGACCCAGAATTATTATTCATTGTTGAATCGTTCTATAGGCGTCATAGCGGCGTTGTGCATGAGATTGGTTTCTATTTTGGCTGCGATAAAGCTAGCATTGATTTCGACAAAATAGTGCCTAAGGAAAACCACTTAAGAATAGAATGGGTTCCTCTAGAGAAAGTAAATCAGCATAATTTAAGACCAAGCGCTTTAGCTCCATACCTTGTAAAGCTAGGCGAAAGCAAGCCAGAAAAACCAATTTATATAGTCAATGTAGATGTAAATAGTATTTAG
- a CDS encoding 50S ribosomal protein L35ae: protein MSSEQKVYTGIILGYRLGSNTQYENQVFIRIDGINTRNEASKFIGWKVLYRDNKGNEYHGKIIHVHGGKGVVIAAFKPNLPGQAQGKNVYIYPKGVELVFGEK from the coding sequence ATGAGCAGCGAGCAGAAAGTATATACTGGCATCATACTGGGCTATAGGCTTGGCTCCAACACACAATACGAAAACCAGGTATTCATACGGATTGATGGCATTAACACGCGCAATGAGGCTTCAAAGTTTATCGGATGGAAGGTCTTATACCGCGATAATAAAGGCAACGAATACCACGGAAAGATAATACACGTTCATGGAGGAAAAGGTGTGGTAATTGCAGCGTTTAAGCCAAACCTACCAGGCCAAGCTCAAGGAAAGAACGTCTATATCTATCCCAAAGGAGTAGAACTCGTTTTCGGCGAAAAATAA
- a CDS encoding acetyl ornithine aminotransferase family protein, protein MCAKLTKPHIVVEPPGPRAREIVEKDKQYLMQSFVRWYPLVVERAEDYVIYDVDGNAYIDLNAGLGVLNVGSTNPEVVKAATEQLKKFTHYSLTDFYYKNAVDLAEKLVNIAPVEKPAKVFYTNSGAESIEASIKAARYSTGRQYLIAFLGAFHGRTMGAVSLTASKPVQRKGFAPLLPSVIHVPYPYPYRCPFGTDDPEECGERTIGFLEEWVFGKLVDPTEVAAVIAEPIQGEGGYIVPPDNFFPKLVNLLRRHGILFVSDEVQAGICRTGKWFAIEHWNVKPDIIASAKAIAGGLPLGAVIGTDKAMSIGPGGHASTFGGNPVSVAAALAVIDFIEKNKLCERAARLGEKVIKRFQEAMNETQLIGDVRGKGLMIGVELVRDKKTKEPAKEELAEILMRLFKKGYLVIGAGVSTIRIAPPLTIDEEALMNAVEAIIEEIKKVEKERRK, encoded by the coding sequence ATGTGTGCAAAGCTTACTAAGCCGCATATAGTGGTTGAGCCTCCGGGGCCACGTGCGCGTGAAATAGTTGAAAAGGACAAGCAGTATCTTATGCAGAGTTTCGTTCGCTGGTATCCTCTTGTAGTCGAACGTGCAGAAGACTATGTCATCTATGATGTTGATGGAAATGCATACATAGACCTAAATGCTGGGCTAGGCGTCCTTAATGTAGGGTCAACTAATCCGGAAGTAGTAAAGGCGGCAACCGAGCAGCTCAAGAAATTCACACATTACAGCCTTACAGATTTCTACTACAAGAACGCGGTTGATTTAGCCGAAAAACTGGTAAACATTGCACCTGTTGAAAAACCCGCTAAAGTATTCTATACAAATAGTGGTGCAGAAAGCATTGAGGCCTCTATAAAAGCGGCACGTTATTCCACAGGAAGGCAGTACCTCATAGCGTTTCTTGGCGCATTCCATGGCAGAACAATGGGGGCAGTATCTCTAACAGCGAGTAAGCCTGTGCAGAGAAAGGGCTTCGCGCCGCTACTTCCTAGCGTGATACACGTCCCATATCCGTATCCATATAGGTGTCCCTTCGGCACAGATGATCCCGAGGAGTGCGGTGAGCGCACGATAGGGTTCTTAGAAGAATGGGTATTTGGAAAACTTGTGGATCCAACAGAGGTGGCAGCAGTTATAGCTGAGCCTATACAGGGTGAAGGAGGTTACATTGTTCCGCCGGATAACTTCTTTCCTAAGCTAGTAAATCTCTTGAGAAGGCATGGAATACTCTTCGTAAGTGACGAGGTACAAGCAGGTATATGTAGGACCGGAAAATGGTTTGCTATTGAGCATTGGAACGTGAAGCCAGACATTATAGCCTCGGCTAAAGCAATAGCTGGAGGTCTTCCTCTCGGAGCAGTTATAGGAACGGATAAGGCTATGAGCATAGGTCCAGGAGGTCACGCATCAACCTTTGGTGGTAACCCGGTATCTGTTGCAGCAGCCCTAGCAGTCATAGACTTTATTGAGAAGAACAAGCTTTGTGAAAGGGCAGCACGATTAGGCGAAAAAGTAATCAAAAGATTCCAAGAGGCAATGAATGAAACTCAGCTGATAGGCGATGTTCGTGGGAAGGGACTAATGATAGGTGTTGAACTAGTTCGTGACAAGAAGACAAAGGAGCCAGCCAAAGAAGAACTTGCAGAAATACTGATGAGGCTTTTCAAGAAAGGCTATCTGGTTATAGGCGCCGGAGTTTCAACTATAAGAATTGCGCCGCCGCTAACTATAGACGAAGAGGCCCTAATGAACGCGGTTGAGGCAATAATAGAGGAGATCAAAAAGGTGGAGAAGGAGAGAAGAAAGTAA
- a CDS encoding DUF2192 domain-containing protein — protein sequence MESLDPRKARESMKNRINAAMEVLSQILQKKVADRETATKILEETYRKKALQPLRGKAWPPDIWDKEMATLYVIGKYALMLNEENPDLFHKLFNYEETLEEAAITILLRPPEEARKFVLFLLGGHVDDNTIARMLRVVTTKVIMGFEEEDKLIELLQKIPEVLPEQERTVRKYARFYIALRLAQAIASKEIRSRIAKEAFKQALAARIGLQKIMPDDEYIAFIATNVFEVPRKNLLRILGGKEEKNKRNKKRSAAGS from the coding sequence TTGGAGAGCTTAGATCCACGTAAAGCTAGGGAGTCTATGAAAAATAGGATAAATGCCGCCATGGAGGTTCTTTCACAGATTTTGCAAAAAAAGGTTGCTGATCGGGAGACGGCAACAAAAATTCTTGAAGAGACCTATCGGAAGAAGGCACTACAACCACTCCGCGGCAAGGCATGGCCCCCCGATATATGGGACAAGGAAATGGCGACACTATACGTAATAGGAAAGTATGCATTGATGCTTAATGAGGAAAACCCTGATCTGTTTCATAAGTTGTTTAATTACGAGGAGACCTTGGAAGAGGCCGCAATCACTATCCTACTAAGACCGCCCGAAGAGGCGCGGAAATTTGTCCTATTCCTACTAGGAGGACATGTGGACGATAACACCATAGCTCGCATGCTAAGAGTCGTAACGACAAAAGTCATAATGGGGTTTGAGGAAGAGGACAAACTCATAGAATTGCTACAGAAGATACCAGAAGTGCTGCCTGAGCAGGAAAGAACTGTCCGAAAATATGCAAGATTTTACATAGCACTAAGACTCGCGCAAGCAATAGCATCAAAAGAGATACGAAGCAGAATAGCGAAGGAGGCATTCAAGCAAGCCCTTGCAGCACGTATAGGGCTTCAGAAGATCATGCCAGACGACGAATATATAGCATTCATTGCAACCAATGTTTTTGAAGTGCCAAGGAAAAATCTCTTGAGAATACTTGGCGGAAAAGAGGAAAAGAATAAACGTAACAAGAAGCGGTCAGCCGCGGGTTCATAG